The Gammaproteobacteria bacterium genome has a window encoding:
- a CDS encoding ketohexokinase translates to MARILAVGIATLDIINSVDGYPQEDDEVRATAQRRCRGGNATNTLVILSRLGHHCAWAGVLADEADAREIETDLSRHSIDLSAVMTVPQGKVPTSYVTHNTRNGSRTIVHYRDLPEYPASAFEKINLGDYDWLHFEGRNVDGAREMMTHARRLCPQLPISLEVEKDRPGKIDSLFVFADVLLFSRPFARGRGFEDGATFLQAMRKLAPQARLTCTWGEYGAYGLDRNGKTHHSPAFPPPRLVDTLGAGDTFNAGMIDALIDDQNLEAALTHACTLAGHKCGIEGLNL, encoded by the coding sequence ATGGCGCGCATCCTGGCGGTGGGCATCGCCACACTCGACATTATCAATAGCGTGGATGGCTATCCGCAGGAAGATGACGAGGTGCGGGCCACGGCACAGCGCCGTTGCCGGGGCGGTAATGCCACCAACACCTTGGTGATACTGAGCCGGCTTGGCCATCACTGCGCCTGGGCCGGGGTTCTGGCCGATGAGGCCGACGCCCGCGAAATCGAGACCGATCTGTCACGCCACAGCATTGATTTGTCGGCAGTGATGACGGTGCCGCAGGGCAAGGTACCAACGTCGTATGTGACGCACAACACGCGCAACGGCAGCCGGACCATCGTTCATTACCGTGATCTGCCGGAATATCCGGCCAGCGCCTTTGAAAAGATTAACCTTGGCGACTATGACTGGTTACATTTCGAGGGTCGCAATGTGGATGGCGCTCGCGAGATGATGACGCATGCACGGCGGCTGTGCCCGCAACTCCCAATATCGCTGGAAGTTGAAAAAGATCGTCCGGGGAAGATTGATTCATTATTTGTGTTTGCAGATGTGTTGTTGTTCTCGCGTCCTTTCGCGCGTGGCCGTGGTTTTGAAGATGGCGCAACTTTTTTGCAGGCCATGCGTAAACTGGCGCCGCAGGCACGGCTCACCTGCACCTGGGGTGAATATGGCGCTTATGGATTAGATCGAAATGGAAAAACCCATCACAGCCCGGCCTTTCCACCGCCGCGGCTGGTGGACACCCTCGGCGCGGGCGATACCTTTAACGCAGGCATGATTGACGCGCTGATCGATGACCAGAATCTTGAGGCCGCACTGACTCACGCTTGCACACTTGCCGGACACAAATGTGGCATTGAGGGATTGAATTTATGA
- a CDS encoding pentapeptide repeat-containing protein yields the protein MIEIYDRKGFDCLATVAADNLCNVDLCGKDLTNANLVQMDLRGAQLRNARLFGADLRLADLSGADLRGADLTDVDFTHAKLDGALLEGAIIENAKFMPEHREVLKAAGIKPGLSGIAISKI from the coding sequence ATGATCGAAATTTACGACCGCAAGGGCTTTGACTGCCTGGCAACCGTTGCTGCTGATAACTTATGTAACGTAGATTTATGCGGCAAAGATTTAACTAACGCCAATCTGGTACAAATGGATTTGCGCGGCGCACAGCTGCGTAACGCACGTTTGTTTGGCGCCGATTTGCGGCTGGCCGATCTTAGCGGTGCCGATTTGCGCGGCGCGGATCTGACCGATGTCGATTTTACCCACGCCAAACTCGACGGGGCCTTGCTCGAAGGCGCGATCATTGAAAATGCGAAGTTCATGCCGGAACATCGTGAGGTTCTCAAGGCTGCCGGAATCAAACCGGGGTTGAGCGGGATTGCGATCAGTAAAATTTAA
- a CDS encoding CBS domain-containing protein, whose protein sequence is MILEKIMSKNIITIGLDDTLSKVREIFSNTKFHHLLVVESGKLFGVASDRDLLKALGASVGTAAETAKDAATLNKKVHQIMTRKPITLKASADIYDAVSIFNQHTVSCIPIVDDENRPVGIISWRDILRVIEASRKKTP, encoded by the coding sequence ATGATTCTTGAAAAAATAATGAGCAAGAACATCATCACCATCGGGTTGGATGACACCTTGAGCAAGGTCAGGGAAATATTTTCCAATACCAAGTTTCATCATCTGTTGGTGGTGGAGTCAGGCAAGCTATTTGGCGTGGCGTCAGACCGGGATCTGCTCAAGGCCCTGGGGGCAAGTGTGGGGACTGCCGCTGAAACGGCCAAGGATGCGGCAACGCTGAATAAAAAAGTGCATCAAATCATGACCAGAAAACCCATTACCTTGAAGGCCAGCGCGGATATCTATGATGCAGTCAGTATTTTCAATCAGCATACGGTCTCATGCATCCCCATTGTCGATGATGAAAATAGACCCGTTGGCATCATTAGCTGGCGCGATATTCTCAGGGTGATCGAAGCGAGCCGGAAAAAAACACCGTAG
- a CDS encoding sensor domain-containing diguanylate cyclase, with the protein MIAPEKSRDKSEDLAAQNRLLTQRLQELMTEGRHNERKMRRFQALELRLVGLSSLVDLLRAIVNQEDHGGWDAVSLLLFDPEYEIRRALMDEGVKLEAMPQLIFVSSVDEMTDMHVASLFPLLGPYRADKHSRIFQHGRRPSSIALLPLVRYGRLIGSFNIGSFESARFVRGVRTDFLEHFVAVVAICIENAINMERIKRQGLTDTLTAINNRRFFDQRLKEEVEMVGRTGRPLSCMLLDVDHFKRVNDTYGHQVGDQVLREVAALIRAQLRGSDVLSRYGGEEFAALLANTSNEGTLDVAERVRQAIEAHVFDSEEFESFTVTISIGVATFRTAPNTPMSRSQGEVLIGQADRVLYEAKASGRNRVVSAGEFGLQPPESDSPVIL; encoded by the coding sequence TTGATAGCACCGGAAAAAAGCCGGGACAAAAGCGAAGACCTCGCCGCGCAAAATCGCCTGCTGACGCAACGTCTGCAGGAGCTGATGACCGAGGGGCGTCATAACGAACGCAAGATGCGCCGTTTCCAGGCGCTGGAGTTACGTCTCGTCGGTTTGAGTTCGTTGGTTGACCTGTTGCGCGCCATCGTTAACCAGGAAGACCATGGCGGCTGGGATGCGGTCAGTTTGCTGTTATTCGACCCCGAATACGAAATCCGCCGCGCACTGATGGATGAAGGCGTCAAGCTCGAAGCCATGCCGCAACTGATCTTTGTCTCCAGTGTGGACGAAATGACGGACATGCACGTGGCCTCACTCTTTCCATTGCTGGGCCCCTATCGCGCAGATAAACATTCCAGAATTTTTCAGCACGGCCGCCGCCCTTCCAGTATCGCATTACTGCCGTTGGTGCGTTATGGCCGTTTGATCGGCAGTTTTAACATCGGCAGTTTCGAATCGGCACGCTTTGTGCGCGGCGTACGCACCGATTTTCTGGAACATTTTGTCGCCGTGGTGGCTATTTGTATCGAAAATGCCATCAACATGGAGCGGATCAAACGTCAGGGACTGACGGACACGCTCACCGCCATCAACAACCGCCGCTTTTTTGATCAACGCCTCAAGGAAGAGGTCGAGATGGTCGGCCGTACCGGGCGGCCATTGTCGTGCATGTTGCTGGATGTGGATCACTTCAAACGCGTCAATGACACCTACGGTCATCAGGTCGGCGATCAAGTGTTGCGTGAGGTGGCAGCACTGATTCGCGCCCAGTTGCGTGGTTCGGACGTGCTCTCGCGTTATGGCGGCGAAGAATTTGCCGCATTATTGGCCAACACCTCGAATGAAGGCACGCTTGATGTTGCCGAACGTGTCCGGCAGGCGATTGAAGCCCATGTTTTCGACAGCGAAGAGTTTGAATCCTTCACCGTCACCATCTCCATCGGCGTCGCCACTTTTCGCACCGCCCCCAATACTCCTATGTCGCGCAGTCAGGGTGAGGTGCTGATCGGTCAGGCCGACCGCGTACTCTATGAGGCTAAGGCCAGTGGCCGTAATCGGGTGGTGAGTGCAGGCGAGTTTGGGTTGCAGCCGCCGGAGTCTGATAGTCCAGTGATACTGTAA